From Haloplanus vescus:
AAATGCCGAGTTCGGAGAGGTCCTCGCACTCGGCGGGATCCAGTTCTCTACTGACCGCCTCCAACCACGCTTCAATTGACACGGAGGACCGCTCGTCCGTATCAGGTTCACGGGGGGTACTGCGGGGACTGGCTTGTGCCATGATACATTTACACATACTTGCGTCTTATCTACTAAATACTGACGGCCAACGAATTTCTTAAAATCTGACTATGTAACTAATGAAGTGTTTGTCTGACGCAGACCGAATACACGTTAAGAAACGCTATTCTGAGGCGTTGAGACACGCTTGGATATCAGAACCACTCGGAAAAGTCAAAATCACGAGGGGAACGACGACAAGCGACCACCCGACTGGATCCAGCTGTGGAACTGGATTCGACGAGAGATAGGCTACGATGCCAAATACGACAATGGGGGTATAGACGAGGGTCGGTGCGATCGAACCGAGTCGGATAGCGACCGTCGGAGCAGACGGGGCGTAAACGGCGTCGACGTATGGGCCACGTCGATTGACACCGAACGAGACTGATTCCGCATAGAGCCTGTGGACGGCGTAGTGTGCGGACTCGTGGAGGATCCACGCGACACCACACGCGAGTAGGTAGACGCCGAATATCAGAACCGTCTCATGGAACATTGGAATTCTCGCCGAACGGTTCGAGATGGGAGGACATCGCAGTTAAGCCTGAAGGGTAGCCGTGGTCAGCGACCTTAACCAACAAGCTCGTGATCAACGGAAGTCTGTTGGTTAATGTAGAGAGACAGTCGATACTGTCCCCATTCTTCATTCGATCTCGATGACCTCGCCTTGGCCTTCGTGGAGTCGCTCGCGGATTTCAGTCAGCAACTCCTGCCCTTCCTCGTACAGCTCACTCCCTTCATCAAGTGACACCTCATCCGCGTCGAGTTGGTCGATAATCTCTTCGATGCGGTTCATCCGACTCCTGATGTCCGAGTCTTTCGCCATCGCTTAGATCACCCCCAGCCAGAGTGCGGTAATGAGCAGCAACAGCACCAGCAGCACGAAAATTGCGGCCTTGTAGTAAACTGGCGACAGACCCTCAGGCGCGGTCGCCTCTTCGACTGCCTCGGCCAGTTCCTGTTCGTGTTCGTGCTCCCGTTCAAAGGTCTCGTACGCGGCCTCAAGCTGTTGCTCAAGCGGGTCAATGTCGCTAGCCAGGAAGTCACTCCGAGACTTCGCGATGTACTCGCCGGCCGCTGTCGGTGTGATCGCGGCCATATCCGCTACCCGATCCGCGATTAGCCGGTCGTCAGTATGGCCAATTGCCGTGACAATCGGGGTGTTCGCGGTGAAGATCGCTTCCGCGACCCGCTCGGTGTTGAACGCTTGGAGGTTCGAATCGCTCCCACCGCCCCGCCCGACAATAATCGAATCGACGTCCTCGGAGCGGTCCAGATGGTGAATCCCGTTCGCGATAGATGTCGGGGCCTCTGACCCTTGGACGGTCGCATCCTTCACCAGGATGTCGACGGTAGGGTCTTGCTCGTGGATCGCGCTCTGGATGTCGTACCGAGCATCCCCTCGGAGTGAGGTCACAACACCGACCCGTTCCGGGAACGCCGGCGGGCGCTGTTTCTGCTCGTCGCCGAACCAGCCACGCTCTTCGAGTTCGCTTCGCAGTCGCTCGACGGCAGCCGCCTGGTCACCGTCGCCGACGACGATCACTTCCCACGGCTTGAGATCGATTTTCCCACCTTCGACCCAGTAGTCGATATCTCCCTCGAGGATGACTTCGGTCCCGTCGTCGAGGTCGGCGTCCATCTCCCGGTAACGGTTCGCCCAGATCATACAGGGGAGCTCGGCATCGCCGTCGGTGAGCGTGAAGTAAAGCGCCGTACTGTTCTGGTGGAGGTCGGTGACCTCGCCAATACAGCGGACGCCGTTGAGGGCAGGCGTGTCCTGGACGACCGACGCAATCCGATCGTTCAGCTGGGACACGCTAAGGACCTCTCTCGCATCGGGTTCGACCGCCTGCCGTTCGGTATCCGGTGCGTCCGCCATCTCCGTTGCCTAACTTCTGAACAGGAACCTCAAAAAGCTACGTTCGAGTGACAGGGTTGGCTGCGTTACGCAGGCCTACAGGTCGCGGGGCTGGACCGTCTTCCGGTCATTGGCCTCGGCACGCTCTGCGGCGTCGTCGAGCAGTTCGGCGACCTCTTCGTTGAGGGCGTCGTAGAAATCTGCCGAGACGTTGTGGTCCGAAAGTGCGTCCTTCACGGCTGCTTTGACGATAAGGTCAGACATTCCATCGCGGATTTCTCCCGTCCGCTATATATAGGTTCGAAGTTCTCACGTAGTCTTCCTGACCAGTCACACCGAATTCGCCTCTGAGTATCAGAGAGAACATATGCCACCCCTCAAAAATAGGGAACAGGCAGATGCACGATCTAACTGGGTTCCAGCGGGATATCTTGTACGTAACCACCGGGCTCGAGGAACCACATGGGCTCGCAATCAAGGACGAACTCGACGACTATTACGAGCAGGTGATCAACCACGGCCGCCTCTATCCGAATCTCGACGATCTCGTCAACAAAGGACTGCTGGAGAAGGGTGAACTCGACAAGCGGACGAACGTGTACACGGTCACGCAGCGCGGATTGCGGGAAATCGAGGCGCGACGTGAGTGGGAAAGTCAGTATTTAGAAGACGTGAACGCACCCACTACGTCGTAGAATCATTATAAAGCGGGACTGCTTTACCCACTTCCCACGAATCCACAGTAAGATGGCTCGGCTCGTCTTCTATCACCACCCACAGGCCGAGAATTTCTCCCTCAAATTTAGCTCGGCATCGGTGGCAGAGATCCTGTCTCAGCGAGAGCAATCCGACGAGTCGACAAAGCTCATCGGGTACCCCTTTGAAACACCGGTCTATGTGCTCTACGAAGGCGATTCAGAGATCGAATCAGCGCAAGATATCGACTTTGATCAGGAATGGCTGAGCGACCGTATTCGTGACCTCCCCCGTGCTGGGCAGGTT
This genomic window contains:
- a CDS encoding metalloprotease family protein, which codes for MFHETVLIFGVYLLACGVAWILHESAHYAVHRLYAESVSFGVNRRGPYVDAVYAPSAPTVAIRLGSIAPTLVYTPIVVFGIVAYLSSNPVPQLDPVGWSLVVVPLVILTFPSGSDIQACLNASE
- the xseB gene encoding exodeoxyribonuclease VII small subunit, producing MAKDSDIRSRMNRIEEIIDQLDADEVSLDEGSELYEEGQELLTEIRERLHEGQGEVIEIE
- the xseA gene encoding exodeoxyribonuclease VII large subunit is translated as MADAPDTERQAVEPDAREVLSVSQLNDRIASVVQDTPALNGVRCIGEVTDLHQNSTALYFTLTDGDAELPCMIWANRYREMDADLDDGTEVILEGDIDYWVEGGKIDLKPWEVIVVGDGDQAAAVERLRSELEERGWFGDEQKQRPPAFPERVGVVTSLRGDARYDIQSAIHEQDPTVDILVKDATVQGSEAPTSIANGIHHLDRSEDVDSIIVGRGGGSDSNLQAFNTERVAEAIFTANTPIVTAIGHTDDRLIADRVADMAAITPTAAGEYIAKSRSDFLASDIDPLEQQLEAAYETFEREHEHEQELAEAVEEATAPEGLSPVYYKAAIFVLLVLLLLITALWLGVI
- a CDS encoding DNA-binding protein, which encodes MSDLIVKAAVKDALSDHNVSADFYDALNEEVAELLDDAAERAEANDRKTVQPRDL
- a CDS encoding PadR family transcriptional regulator, which translates into the protein MHDLTGFQRDILYVTTGLEEPHGLAIKDELDDYYEQVINHGRLYPNLDDLVNKGLLEKGELDKRTNVYTVTQRGLREIEARREWESQYLEDVNAPTTS